One segment of Radiobacillus kanasensis DNA contains the following:
- a CDS encoding SCO family protein, which yields MNYIKWIGILMIVLLVGCGNNYEGDFSYEVQSFSFENQDGETITKEQLEGKFWVADMIFTNCQTVCPPMTANMARLQQKLKEADLEVELISFSVDPENDTKEILKEYAAERGGTFKNWSLLTGYSFDTIKEFSIKSFKAPVEKVADSDQRIHTYYFYLVTPEGNAIKRYDGRKAAEMDQIVQDINSMTD from the coding sequence ATGAACTATATAAAATGGATAGGAATATTGATGATCGTTCTTCTAGTAGGATGTGGAAATAACTATGAAGGGGATTTCAGTTATGAGGTCCAATCCTTTAGCTTTGAAAACCAAGATGGCGAAACCATTACGAAAGAACAATTAGAGGGTAAGTTTTGGGTAGCCGATATGATTTTTACGAACTGCCAAACGGTTTGCCCACCAATGACTGCAAATATGGCTCGATTACAGCAAAAACTAAAAGAAGCAGATCTTGAAGTAGAACTTATATCATTTTCCGTTGATCCAGAGAATGATACAAAAGAAATATTAAAAGAATATGCTGCTGAACGAGGCGGAACCTTTAAAAATTGGAGTCTTTTGACGGGTTATTCTTTTGATACAATAAAGGAATTCTCCATAAAGTCCTTCAAGGCCCCTGTAGAGAAGGTGGCGGATTCCGACCAACGGATCCATACATACTATTTTTACTTAGTTACCCCGGAGGGAAATGCCATTAAACGCTATGATGGTCGTAAAGCCGCAGAAATGGACCAAATTGTTCAAGATATTAATTCTATGACTGATTGA
- a CDS encoding aspartyl-phosphate phosphatase Spo0E family protein, whose protein sequence is MSNVEELLLRIEFLRNRMTEIALEKGFTSAESIYLSQELDKLLNQYEAQKTKL, encoded by the coding sequence ATGAGTAATGTCGAAGAATTACTACTTAGAATAGAATTTCTTAGAAATAGAATGACCGAGATTGCCTTGGAGAAGGGTTTTACCAGTGCTGAATCGATTTATCTCAGTCAAGAACTGGACAAGCTTTTAAATCAGTATGAAGCACAAAAAACTAAATTATAA
- the dapD gene encoding 2,3,4,5-tetrahydropyridine-2,6-dicarboxylate N-acetyltransferase, translating to MKMMDANEIISFISNSKKSTPVKVYVKGKDLSNLTFSEEVKTFITGDTGVVFGEWKEIKEVLSTYKDQIEDYVVESDRRNSAIPLLDTKDINARIEPGAVIRDQVEIGDGCVIMMGAMINIGSVIGEGTMIDMNVTLGGRATVGKNCHIGAGSVLAGVIEPPSAKPVVIEDDVVIGANVVVLEGVTVGKESIVAAGAVVTKDVAPNTLVAGTPARVLKEIDDQTKAKTEIKQELRKLNDE from the coding sequence TTGAAAATGATGGATGCAAACGAAATTATTTCGTTTATCTCTAACAGCAAAAAATCAACACCTGTAAAAGTGTACGTAAAAGGAAAAGACCTATCTAACCTTACATTCAGTGAAGAGGTAAAGACATTTATTACTGGTGATACTGGGGTTGTATTTGGAGAATGGAAAGAAATAAAAGAAGTACTTTCTACATATAAAGACCAAATTGAAGATTACGTCGTGGAAAGTGATCGTAGAAATTCCGCTATTCCACTGCTTGATACTAAGGATATTAATGCACGTATTGAACCAGGTGCTGTCATTCGGGACCAAGTAGAAATTGGGGACGGCTGTGTTATTATGATGGGTGCGATGATTAACATCGGTTCTGTAATTGGAGAAGGAACCATGATTGATATGAATGTAACCCTAGGTGGAAGAGCAACAGTAGGGAAAAACTGTCACATTGGTGCAGGCTCTGTCTTAGCTGGTGTTATTGAACCACCATCCGCTAAACCGGTTGTGATTGAAGATGATGTTGTAATTGGTGCAAATGTAGTTGTATTAGAAGGGGTAACGGTAGGAAAAGAATCTATCGTAGCTGCAGGGGCAGTTGTTACGAAAGATGTGGCTCCAAATACGCTTGTTGCTGGAACACCTGCTAGGGTTTTAAAAGAAATCGATGACCAAACTAAAGCAAAAACAGAAATTAAACAAGAGTTGAGAAAATTGAATGACGAATAA
- a CDS encoding YkyB family protein, with amino-acid sequence MIVQQRNQEVQDIARALFIVNKHAKTAPDPKYLYQLKKEAIKKLLEEKAATKIGLHFSDHPKFSHQHSTLLVQIDEYYFHIPPSKDDFKTLDHLGKLDQNYRNPKTQMSLSQAKKLLATYLGWSIEKPKPLRNRSTYYTPSSLGKMESPFKSKRFKR; translated from the coding sequence ATGATTGTGCAACAAAGAAATCAAGAGGTTCAAGATATAGCTAGAGCATTATTCATTGTCAACAAACATGCTAAAACAGCGCCTGATCCCAAATATCTCTATCAATTGAAAAAAGAAGCCATAAAAAAACTTCTTGAGGAAAAAGCTGCAACTAAAATCGGATTACATTTCTCCGACCATCCCAAATTTAGCCATCAGCACTCTACCCTACTCGTACAAATAGATGAATACTACTTCCATATCCCACCGAGCAAGGACGATTTCAAAACGTTAGACCACTTAGGAAAGTTAGATCAAAACTATCGGAATCCCAAAACTCAAATGTCCCTATCTCAAGCTAAGAAACTGCTTGCTACTTACCTAGGCTGGTCGATTGAAAAACCGAAACCTTTACGAAATCGATCCACCTACTATACCCCGTCGTCTTTAGGTAAGATGGAAAGCCCTTTTAAATCAAAGCGGTTTAAACGGTAA
- the cbpB gene encoding cyclic-di-AMP-binding protein CbpB, which produces MTSTKHSELTDHKVGDLMIPSEKVAHVQLGNPLEHALLVLVKSGYSAVPVLDISYKLQGTISKTAILNSVLGLERFEMEKLSDIKVDHVMNQNVPFLHRDDDFVTSVKSVVDFPFVCVADEEGYFDGILTRRAILKQLNKYIHANRNKPEMES; this is translated from the coding sequence ATGACGAGTACAAAGCACAGTGAGTTAACAGATCATAAAGTTGGAGATTTAATGATTCCATCTGAAAAAGTGGCACATGTACAGCTTGGAAACCCTTTAGAGCATGCATTATTAGTATTAGTGAAATCAGGATATTCCGCGGTTCCTGTATTAGATATTTCCTATAAGCTACAAGGAACGATAAGTAAGACTGCGATTTTAAACAGTGTTCTTGGCTTAGAAAGATTTGAAATGGAAAAGTTATCCGATATCAAGGTAGATCATGTGATGAATCAGAATGTACCCTTTTTGCACCGAGATGATGATTTTGTCACAAGTGTAAAATCCGTAGTAGATTTCCCATTTGTCTGTGTAGCCGATGAGGAAGGCTATTTTGATGGAATATTAACAAGACGAGCAATTTTGAAGCAGTTGAATAAATACATTCACGCAAACCGTAATAAGCCGGAAATGGAATCATAA
- a CDS encoding FbpB family small basic protein, with protein sequence MRQRKPSFNELVNRNKEELMKDSKALTEIEEQIESRRQAESSTNDSNKENAK encoded by the coding sequence GTGAGACAGCGGAAGCCTTCATTTAATGAGCTTGTAAATCGAAATAAAGAAGAATTGATGAAAGATTCGAAAGCTTTGACAGAAATTGAAGAGCAGATAGAAAGTCGTCGTCAAGCTGAATCTTCTACAAATGATTCAAATAAAGAGAATGCAAAATGA
- the trhA gene encoding PAQR family membrane homeostasis protein TrhA, which yields MRILKMTTHTFTKKEEIAHAITHGIGAVLSIVALILLIIYASLEGSAWQIVSATVFGSTMLIMYLSSTIVHSLPDGKWKNIFQIFDHSSIYLFIAGTYTPFLLGPLRGEIGWTLFGIVWGIAVIGVVFKVFFVNKFLVLSTVFYILMGWMITLVWGPLTEQLPSEGITYLVLGGMFYTVGAVFYVWRKFHFHHAVWHLFVLAGSMFHFLAVFYYII from the coding sequence ATGAGGATTTTAAAAATGACGACACATACTTTCACAAAAAAAGAAGAAATAGCTCATGCCATCACGCATGGAATTGGAGCTGTTTTGAGTATCGTAGCTTTAATTTTATTAATAATATATGCAAGCCTAGAAGGCTCTGCGTGGCAGATTGTATCGGCAACTGTGTTTGGTTCAACCATGTTGATCATGTACCTGTCCTCTACGATTGTACACAGCCTACCGGACGGAAAGTGGAAGAATATTTTTCAGATCTTTGATCATTCTTCCATCTACTTATTTATTGCGGGAACTTATACACCATTTTTACTCGGTCCCCTACGCGGAGAAATAGGATGGACATTATTTGGCATCGTATGGGGCATTGCAGTAATCGGAGTCGTATTTAAAGTGTTTTTTGTAAACAAGTTTTTAGTGTTATCTACCGTGTTTTATATCCTGATGGGATGGATGATTACACTTGTATGGGGCCCACTTACAGAACAACTACCCTCTGAAGGTATTACTTATCTCGTTCTAGGTGGTATGTTTTACACAGTAGGAGCCGTTTTCTACGTATGGAGGAAATTTCACTTTCACCACGCGGTCTGGCATCTGTTTGTGTTAGCTGGTTCCATGTTTCATTTTCTCGCCGTCTTCTACTACATCATTTAA
- a CDS encoding N-acetyldiaminopimelate deacetylase, giving the protein MLDVANLIKIRRDLHQIPELGFQEHKTQAYLLNFIQALPQTHLSVKKWKTGILVKVKGTNSSMLVAYRADIDGLPIEEETGLEFQSKHEGYMHACGHDLHMTIALATLEAMAKQPPENDVLFVFQPAEEGPGGALPMMQSEEFKEWWPDLIFALHIAPELPVGTISSKPGLLFANTSELFIDFKGKGGHAAYPHLTKDMVVAASGFVGELQTIVSRRVDPLESAVITIGKITGGTVQNVIAERARLEGTIRTLSPDLIPIIKQEIDSLKRGFEEMYDCSISIDFGANYYQVFNQSDLVDQFKHIVESSELEWKEAPAAMTGEDFGYMVRDIPGFMFWLGVDSPYGLHHSKLTAKEEAIPIAAKLVEKTLREMKSLNA; this is encoded by the coding sequence ATGTTAGATGTAGCCAATTTAATTAAAATAAGAAGAGACCTTCATCAGATTCCAGAGTTAGGTTTTCAAGAACACAAAACACAAGCTTATCTACTAAATTTTATCCAGGCCCTTCCTCAAACACACCTATCTGTGAAAAAGTGGAAGACGGGTATTCTTGTAAAGGTAAAGGGAACCAATTCATCGATGCTAGTCGCTTATCGAGCTGATATAGATGGTCTTCCGATTGAAGAGGAGACAGGTTTGGAATTTCAATCCAAGCATGAGGGCTATATGCATGCTTGTGGGCATGATTTGCACATGACGATTGCCTTGGCTACTCTGGAAGCCATGGCTAAACAGCCACCAGAAAATGATGTTCTATTCGTGTTCCAACCAGCCGAGGAAGGACCGGGTGGAGCATTACCTATGATGCAATCAGAGGAATTTAAAGAGTGGTGGCCAGACCTCATATTTGCTCTACACATAGCACCCGAGCTTCCAGTTGGAACGATATCGTCCAAGCCAGGCCTGCTTTTTGCCAATACGAGTGAGCTTTTTATTGACTTTAAAGGAAAAGGTGGCCACGCCGCATACCCACACCTCACGAAAGATATGGTAGTTGCAGCCAGTGGATTTGTGGGGGAGTTACAAACGATCGTATCTAGAAGAGTTGACCCTTTGGAGAGTGCCGTTATTACCATCGGAAAAATAACAGGTGGGACTGTTCAAAATGTCATTGCGGAACGAGCGCGGTTGGAAGGAACGATTCGTACGTTATCACCTGACCTAATTCCAATTATTAAACAGGAAATTGATTCCTTGAAACGTGGTTTTGAAGAGATGTATGATTGTTCCATCTCCATAGATTTTGGCGCGAATTATTACCAGGTATTTAATCAATCAGATTTAGTTGATCAATTTAAACATATAGTAGAAAGCAGTGAATTGGAATGGAAAGAAGCTCCTGCTGCAATGACAGGGGAGGACTTTGGTTATATGGTAAGAGATATTCCTGGGTTTATGTTTTGGCTAGGAGTTGATTCTCCATATGGTCTTCATCATAGTAAATTAACAGCGAAAGAAGAAGCAATTCCGATAGCTGCTAAGCTCGTGGAAAAGACGTTACGAGAAATGAAAAGCTTGAATGCATAG
- a CDS encoding aminotransferase A, translated as MKLAINNHVENIEISGIRKFYNMVSGQENVLSLTIGQPDFETPTHVKQAGITAIQDNHTVYTPNAGILSLRQAIHTFVRDKYALTYSSEKEIIVTVGASQAIDITLRTILSPGDEVLLPGPVYPGYEPLIRLAGGIPVHVDTTNHQFKLTRELIKEHITDKTKCVLLPYPSNPTGATLSELELREIADELKNRDIFVLSDEIYSELVYEGKHCSIASFPGMRDKTIVINGLSKSHSMTGWRIGFILAPEWLASHLIKVHQYNVSCAASVSQYAALEALSNGMDDAIPMREQYLRRRDYCYNRLKKMGLELELPSGAFYLFPKIPTGGKAVFDVAIDIVDKAHLAVVPGSAFSVLGEGYVRISYAYSMETLEEGLNRLETYFQSYL; from the coding sequence ATGAAACTAGCCATCAATAACCACGTAGAGAACATTGAAATATCTGGCATTCGCAAATTTTATAACATGGTATCTGGGCAGGAAAACGTTCTATCCTTAACCATTGGTCAGCCGGATTTTGAAACTCCAACACATGTAAAACAGGCTGGAATTACAGCTATCCAAGACAATCATACTGTTTATACGCCAAATGCCGGCATTTTATCTTTAAGGCAAGCCATTCATACTTTTGTTCGAGATAAATATGCCCTTACCTACTCCTCGGAAAAAGAAATTATCGTCACTGTTGGTGCCTCTCAGGCAATAGATATAACATTAAGAACGATACTGTCCCCTGGGGATGAAGTCCTTTTACCTGGACCGGTTTATCCTGGATATGAGCCACTAATCCGATTGGCAGGAGGGATTCCCGTTCATGTGGATACAACCAATCATCAATTTAAACTGACTAGAGAACTGATTAAAGAACATATAACGGATAAAACGAAATGTGTACTGCTCCCTTATCCGTCCAACCCAACGGGTGCCACTCTTTCCGAGCTAGAATTACGAGAAATAGCAGATGAGTTAAAGAATCGGGATATTTTTGTTCTATCAGATGAAATTTATAGTGAATTAGTGTATGAAGGAAAGCATTGTTCCATTGCATCCTTTCCCGGAATGCGTGATAAAACGATTGTCATCAATGGATTATCAAAATCTCATTCTATGACGGGCTGGCGAATTGGCTTTATCCTTGCTCCCGAATGGTTGGCAAGCCACCTTATTAAAGTCCACCAATATAACGTATCTTGTGCCGCTTCCGTTAGTCAGTACGCGGCATTAGAGGCCCTGTCGAACGGAATGGATGATGCAATCCCAATGAGAGAACAATATCTTCGAAGAAGAGACTATTGCTATAATAGACTAAAAAAGATGGGGTTGGAGCTGGAGTTACCTAGTGGTGCGTTCTATCTGTTCCCTAAAATTCCAACAGGCGGAAAAGCAGTATTCGATGTGGCGATTGATATAGTTGATAAAGCTCATTTAGCAGTTGTACCTGGAAGTGCATTTTCTGTATTGGGAGAAGGATATGTTCGGATCTCCTATGCTTATAGTATGGAAACACTAGAAGAAGGGTTAAATCGTCTAGAAACTTATTTTCAATCTTATCTATAG
- a CDS encoding mechanosensitive ion channel family protein — protein MDILTNLQDSLSTIVTVGLKVILLIIAYLIIKPIGKKIISKSIWNVKRKDNITEGRIKTLEKLLINIFSYTLMFLFVAMLFGIFDIPIGPLLAGAGILGLAIGFGAQGLVSDIVTGFFLLLEKQIEVDEYVTVAGFNGIVEEIGLRTTKIRGFDGTLHFIPNRDISGVSNHSRGTMRALVDIGISYDDNIDHALEVLQRVCNDFKENDERFKEGPDPIGVQTFGSSDVVLRVIGQTENMMQWAAERDMRKKIKEAFDQAGIEIPYPHQVNVTKES, from the coding sequence ATGGACATACTAACAAATCTACAAGATTCACTAAGTACTATTGTAACGGTAGGACTAAAAGTGATACTACTTATCATCGCATATCTAATTATCAAACCTATTGGAAAAAAGATTATTTCAAAATCGATTTGGAATGTGAAACGTAAAGACAATATAACGGAAGGTAGAATTAAAACATTAGAAAAACTACTAATAAATATCTTCTCTTATACCCTTATGTTCCTATTTGTCGCTATGCTGTTTGGAATATTCGATATTCCGATTGGACCATTATTAGCTGGTGCAGGTATTCTCGGCCTAGCAATTGGGTTTGGTGCACAAGGGCTTGTTAGTGATATCGTGACAGGATTTTTCTTATTATTAGAAAAACAAATAGAAGTAGATGAATATGTAACCGTAGCTGGTTTCAATGGTATCGTCGAAGAAATCGGCTTGCGCACAACGAAGATTAGAGGATTTGATGGAACGCTCCACTTTATCCCAAATCGCGATATCAGTGGAGTAAGTAATCATTCACGTGGTACAATGCGTGCGCTTGTCGATATTGGGATTAGCTATGACGACAATATCGATCATGCTTTAGAAGTGTTACAAAGAGTTTGTAATGACTTTAAAGAAAACGACGAACGTTTCAAGGAAGGTCCCGATCCAATTGGGGTTCAAACTTTTGGATCGTCTGATGTAGTATTAAGAGTTATTGGACAAACAGAGAACATGATGCAATGGGCAGCGGAACGCGACATGAGAAAGAAAATTAAAGAAGCGTTTGACCAAGCTGGTATTGAAATTCCTTATCCACATCAAGTTAACGTTACAAAAGAATCCTAA
- a CDS encoding metallophosphoesterase, translating into MNRRTFLKRFLSSTLALLGLGGGTYYYAHEIEPKMLKIHSEKLMSPKIPNSYNGFKIIQFSDTHVGFHFSLEQLNQLVQQINKLEPDLVVFTGDLVDKPHTYEWNQTIINTLQGISSKQGKYWIYGNHDHGGYGTEIVKETMEAAGFITLQNNHTLITNEHGDQIALSGLDDMMLGKPNIEQTVQGIDESLYSVLLVHEPDFADISKDYPVDVQLSGHSHGGQIQIPLIGYLYTPAYAEKYVEGKYTFEERPMELFVSRGIGTTRVPYRFLCKPEITVFTLNRKSS; encoded by the coding sequence ATGAATCGAAGAACATTCCTAAAACGATTCCTTTCTTCTACGCTTGCTTTATTAGGGCTCGGAGGAGGAACTTATTATTATGCGCATGAAATAGAACCTAAAATGTTAAAAATACATTCTGAAAAGCTTATGTCACCAAAAATACCTAATTCCTATAATGGCTTCAAGATCATTCAATTCAGTGATACGCATGTTGGGTTCCACTTTTCTCTTGAACAACTAAATCAGCTCGTACAACAAATAAATAAGTTAGAGCCAGATCTGGTCGTTTTCACTGGGGATTTAGTGGATAAGCCCCATACATATGAATGGAATCAAACGATTATTAACACCCTACAGGGGATTTCAAGTAAACAAGGCAAATATTGGATATATGGAAATCATGATCACGGTGGCTATGGCACTGAAATTGTTAAAGAAACCATGGAAGCAGCTGGTTTTATTACCCTCCAAAATAATCATACACTCATTACCAATGAACATGGAGATCAAATTGCCTTGTCGGGATTGGATGACATGATGTTAGGTAAACCAAATATCGAACAAACAGTACAAGGTATCGATGAAAGCCTCTACTCCGTTCTATTAGTACACGAACCAGATTTCGCCGATATATCGAAGGATTATCCAGTAGATGTCCAGCTTTCCGGGCATAGTCATGGTGGACAAATTCAAATACCACTGATTGGCTATCTGTACACCCCCGCTTATGCTGAAAAATATGTCGAAGGTAAATATACATTTGAAGAACGTCCTATGGAGCTATTTGTAAGTAGAGGGATTGGTACTACTCGTGTCCCTTATCGCTTTTTATGCAAACCAGAAATTACGGTTTTTACACTTAACCGGAAATCCTCGTAG
- a CDS encoding PilZ domain-containing protein: protein MYYKRNEPYRFSFEQPIPANIKTLTAEDTPSSTYQVLLLDVSLSGVRMECSTDIPIEQNKQYIIEFTLLDQHCVTTGEIVWMKDLSNKYHCGVQLDTDEQTQDQITSQLKQFVRNQRLSNRNESE, encoded by the coding sequence ATGTATTATAAACGAAATGAACCTTATCGCTTCTCATTTGAGCAACCAATACCAGCGAATATTAAAACATTAACGGCTGAAGATACACCGTCTTCCACGTATCAAGTTCTTTTATTGGATGTCAGCTTAAGTGGTGTAAGGATGGAGTGCTCTACGGATATTCCGATTGAACAAAACAAACAATATATCATCGAATTTACGCTCCTTGACCAACATTGTGTCACAACAGGGGAAATTGTTTGGATGAAAGACTTGTCGAATAAATATCATTGTGGTGTACAGCTTGATACAGACGAACAGACTCAAGACCAAATTACCTCTCAACTCAAGCAATTCGTACGGAATCAGAGATTGTCGAATCGAAATGAGTCTGAGTAA
- a CDS encoding aspartyl-phosphate phosphatase Spo0E family protein — protein sequence MKDLGVVLGDTDLQAKIVRKRKRMFQIAEKYGMNSVPTIKISQELDVLINQYQRIKYPS from the coding sequence ATGAAGGATTTAGGTGTAGTACTAGGAGATACTGATTTACAGGCAAAGATTGTTAGAAAGAGAAAAAGAATGTTTCAAATTGCAGAAAAGTATGGAATGAATAGTGTACCTACGATTAAAATCTCCCAAGAGCTAGATGTTCTCATTAACCAATATCAACGAATTAAGTATCCGAGCTAA
- a CDS encoding YkuS family protein translates to MAKIGIEQSLSNVKSALEERGHQVMEIKQAEDAKQCDCCCVTGQDKNVMGMAATDIAAPVINCDGMSADEVCQHVEQNLR, encoded by the coding sequence ATGGCGAAAATTGGAATAGAACAATCTCTTTCAAACGTAAAAAGTGCACTTGAAGAAAGAGGACACCAAGTCATGGAAATAAAACAGGCAGAAGATGCCAAGCAATGCGATTGCTGTTGCGTAACTGGTCAAGACAAAAATGTAATGGGGATGGCTGCAACGGATATTGCAGCACCAGTAATCAACTGTGATGGCATGAGTGCTGATGAAGTTTGCCAACACGTTGAACAAAATCTTCGATAG
- a CDS encoding ABC transporter ATP-binding protein: protein MEVFRKLQQYFWPYKKLFFASLFFVLLVTGITVLYPILLQVTIDEVVTKERYPLIPYLAVGFILIMIVKGVANFFQMYLGDLFGVKSVYRLRDGLYKKLQRLSFTYYDNARTGDLMSRLTMDVEGFKFFLAAGFKELLRVLLLILISLSVMFYYSVPLAIVTMAAMPFLAIVVYRFDKRVHPSFRRVRKSLGRLNTRIQENVSGMNTVKSLSKEGFEIDRFTSNNEDYKDVNIKTARIWSKYFPLMEFIGNVCMVALLAYGGHLVISGSLQLGELVAFFSLVTYILGPLMNLGFIVNMFSQAKASGERLLEILEANEDIEDYKEGQPNEKVEGHVTFQNVILTYTEDDDSALKNISFNAEPGKVIGLIGGTGSGKTSITQLITRFYEPEEGEILIDHRPVTDYSLKSLRKNIGFVLQESFLFSTTIKENIAYGNPEASMEEIIDAAKRAQAHDFIMEMPKGYDTMLGERGMGLSGGQKQRIAIARAILINPSILVLDDATSAVDMETEFKIQKALKEVMRDRTTFIIAHRISSLKHADEIIVLEDGEIVERGKHEKLITNGGPYERIYNIQYQDKQAIMNAAAH, encoded by the coding sequence ATGGAGGTATTTAGAAAACTTCAGCAATACTTCTGGCCATATAAGAAGTTATTCTTTGCATCTTTGTTTTTTGTCTTATTAGTTACAGGAATTACGGTTCTTTATCCTATACTACTTCAGGTCACGATTGATGAAGTCGTTACAAAAGAGCGCTATCCACTCATTCCATATCTTGCGGTGGGGTTTATTTTGATCATGATTGTAAAAGGGGTAGCAAACTTTTTTCAAATGTACTTAGGAGACCTCTTCGGTGTCAAATCTGTTTATAGATTAAGAGATGGATTATATAAAAAACTCCAAAGGTTATCTTTTACTTACTATGACAACGCTCGAACAGGGGATTTAATGTCGCGGTTAACGATGGACGTAGAGGGCTTTAAATTCTTTTTAGCTGCTGGATTCAAGGAATTACTCCGAGTGTTATTACTTATTTTAATAAGTTTAAGTGTCATGTTCTATTATTCCGTTCCATTAGCTATCGTCACAATGGCTGCGATGCCGTTCTTAGCTATCGTTGTTTATCGATTTGATAAGCGAGTACACCCTTCTTTTCGACGGGTAAGAAAATCGCTTGGACGATTAAATACGAGAATTCAAGAAAACGTAAGTGGAATGAATACGGTTAAGTCTCTTTCCAAAGAAGGTTTTGAGATTGATCGCTTCACATCCAACAACGAAGACTATAAGGATGTCAACATTAAAACAGCAAGGATTTGGTCTAAGTACTTTCCGCTTATGGAGTTTATCGGAAACGTCTGTATGGTTGCTTTATTAGCATATGGTGGACATCTTGTTATTAGTGGCTCGCTCCAGTTAGGGGAATTAGTCGCTTTCTTTAGTTTAGTAACCTATATACTGGGACCACTTATGAATCTAGGGTTTATCGTAAATATGTTCTCTCAAGCAAAGGCTTCTGGAGAGAGATTGTTAGAAATTCTGGAAGCGAATGAAGATATTGAAGATTACAAGGAAGGGCAGCCTAATGAAAAGGTAGAGGGCCACGTGACGTTCCAAAACGTTATCCTTACCTATACGGAGGATGATGACTCTGCCTTGAAAAACATCTCCTTTAATGCGGAGCCTGGCAAAGTTATCGGTTTGATTGGGGGAACAGGCTCAGGAAAAACAAGTATTACCCAATTGATTACTCGTTTCTATGAGCCAGAAGAGGGAGAAATTTTAATAGATCATCGACCTGTAACGGATTATAGCTTAAAAAGCTTAAGAAAAAATATCGGTTTTGTCTTACAGGAATCGTTCCTGTTTTCTACCACAATTAAGGAAAACATCGCATACGGAAATCCAGAAGCATCAATGGAAGAAATCATTGATGCAGCCAAAAGAGCACAAGCTCATGATTTCATTATGGAAATGCCAAAAGGATATGACACTATGCTTGGTGAGCGTGGAATGGGTCTCTCAGGTGGGCAGAAGCAGCGGATTGCGATTGCTCGAGCAATCCTCATCAATCCAAGTATTTTGGTATTAGATGATGCGACTTCTGCGGTAGATATGGAAACAGAATTTAAAATTCAAAAAGCTCTAAAAGAAGTAATGAGAGACCGCACTACATTCATCATTGCGCACCGTATTTCTTCCTTAAAGCATGCGGATGAGATCATTGTGCTAGAGGATGGCGAAATTGTAGAACGTGGTAAGCATGAAAAACTCATAACAAATGGTGGCCCATATGAACGTATTTACAATATTCAATACCAGGATAAGCAAGCCATCATGAACGCAGCAGCACATTAA